The Drosophila suzukii chromosome X, CBGP_Dsuzu_IsoJpt1.0, whole genome shotgun sequence DNA window ATCTTAAATTTGCTAGTTTTACCCATGGAGGCCACTGTTGAATTGTTTAGAATTCTCCCTCTACGTTGCCATTTCTCCCACAGCCCGCACAGTTTTGGAAGCACTGGCTGGAAATTCAATTGAAATGCAGCTGGTCGCTCGGTTTTTTGCTCGACTTTGCTGGCTTCGCGCTTATTTATGGTTTTCGGTCGCATTTCGGCGACACTTCGCATGGCTTGTTGCGCTATTGCCAAAAACGATAAAGCGGCAAAAGCAAAACATTTAATTGGCGGCTGCCCCTTGTCCATCTCACATTTTTTGTCGGGTAACTTTCTTTCCGCAAAAAAAGCGAAATAAAAAGCGGACACCCACACTCCCGCTGGCATACAAATGAAGAGTAATGGTCGAGGCCCCCTCGAAAAACCCCGCCCCTGCTGCGTTGCTTATGCAAAGTTTTGGAATAAACgaataaaacgaaaaaataaCCGAAAGCACACGAAAAAACAAAAGACATTTGCGGCTGATgtgaaaaataaaagcaattaaaaatatatataaatattgtaATAATTGTCGTAAAGTCGCGGTCGAAAGAGGTAGACACTAAAAAGAAgacataattaaatatttccaGTGGCTCTGGCTGTTGGCATTTAAGTGTTATATAATATTGCCCGATTATGGGGGGATATTGTTTTTCACGGCCCTAATGGCCCCCCTTTCTTTGTATTTCTCTCTTTGGGCCATTTTTTGTTACGCTATTTTTTCCCGCGCTTCGCTCAATAATTTAGCTATTGCAACATTTTGGGCCAACGCTAAATGCGGTGAAAATCCAACACTTTTGTGTCGAAGTGTTAGCGTGGGAGAATTCGCATTTAACCCATTTTTGGTGAAGAAaacttattttaaatgttAGTATACTGTTTTTTACTGTTTATTTCGATTCCAGTGATTTAAAATGAGATAAAATAACTGTAATAGTTGTTGAGTAACCCCAGCatacaaataatatttaaaactatacatttttatttacaaatcAAAATGAAATACATCGCATCGAATGGTAAAAACAAGTTACATTTTATGGCTTATGATTTTAAATCTTTGAGGTACGCCAAACTAGAAGCTCTTAGCTTTATGTTTCAGAGACAAAAGGGAAACACAAAGCTAAGAGCTAGGGGTTCGGTATCTGATATTACTAAAGATTACTACTACTAGAGCCCTGGGAACTAACCGAAGTTGTGCTAACGGGACTGCGTTTTCGAACTTTCCGTATTGTTATTTCCGTCTGGCGCATCTTCCGCTTGGCCAGTTCATAGTTGTTGACGTTAATGCAAATGCCTATGTAGGCCACCAGTTTGGGGGCCTTCAGATCGCTGGCCAACTGACTGGCCTTGGCCAGGGTCTCCTTCAGCCTCTCGAAGCGATTGAGCACGGCGTGCACTTGGCAGGCGAGGAAGATGCAGTTGAACCGCCAGATCAGGCAGTTGCAGCTGCGGGCCTCTGGGGGGTTAAGTGGGTTTAGAGGGTTAAGGGAAAGGAGCTAGGCTTAACCCACCGTTGAAAGCCTTGCGGGCCACCACCAGGCACTTCTCGAATCGCGACTCCTTGAAGTGACAGCGCGCCATCTCGAACAAAAGGTAGGATCGCTCGATCGGGTAGCGGGAGTGACGCAGACGACTCTCCAAAAGCTCCAGCTTTTGgctgcaaaaataaataaatataattaaaagcTTTTAACTTTGGatataaaaaatgaataatttCAATAGTTAATAAGACTTAAGGGGAAAAAGACGCAATATTTGTAATACAACATAGTTCAACACATACATATGTTTCATAATCTCTTAATGGAACAGAATGAAAACGTCTTTCAAAATAATACTAAAAGTAAAATACTAAATACTAAGTTTACAATATTTATAAGATTTGTTATCTTATATCAAAAATGGTCTTAAGTAACTTAATATTAAAGGGACATAATcaaaattcttttaaaaaaatatatggtaTTTTAATCTAAAATGTGATAAAATATGAATATACCTTGAATTATCTTCatgattttaataatatagTTTATAAGAAAGTTTCTTAAGTTTGGAATAGGCTTCCTTAAAGACACAATGCACTCGCCCACTCACTTGATTCGACTGTGCCGCTCCTCCTCCCGCTGAATCTCCAGGTAGATGTTGGGCCCCCCCAGCCTCACACTAATGTCGCGCAGCTTCTCCGACCGCAGAAGGTATAGAACGGGTCGATTCTCGGGCTCTAGGAAGTCGACATTGGCGGGAACGGAGCAGCGATCGCAGTAGGCCATTGCCACGGTGTTGTAGACATCGTTGAGCAGCTCCCACTTCCAGGGCAGCGTGCGCTGGGTCTTCAGTCCTATGAACCCCGACATTATGTGCTCCACGTAGTCGGACAGCCTGTCCACATCCCCCTCCCGGCGGAATCGGTGCACCTCCTGCAACATCCGCATACAGTCGCGTCTCGTCTGGTACTGCTTGTGGAACAGGTGCATCTCTTTGCGTCGCCGCCGCTCCTGCTCGCAAATCGCCCCCTTCCGTTGCCTTACGTACCGCCAATTGTACAGTGGGTTCCGGGCTTGCAACATTTTCTAATTTGGTAGGATGAAAACGGGTATGGTTAATTCCTTTTGGATTACTAAAACCAGAgtattacaaattttaaagaaGGAATGTTTCTCAATTAAAAATCCCTATTTTACGGACTCACCATGAACCGCCGGATAATAGCGTACTGCCCCTCGCTCAGCTGGCGCATGGAGGGCGTGGTCCAGATCCTGAGGGGATCGAGGAAGTTGCGGTCGCTGCGCAGTTGACGCAAGAGCGCAATGTCGACTGCATTGCGACCCATGTAGTTGTGGTTGTACAGACTCTGGCTCGCCCGCTGACGGGCCTTTTCCAGGGGAGTGCACTGTACAGGCTCCCGGACAAGGACGCTCTGCACGTCGCACTGCTGCCCGTCCCGCAGCGTCTTCCAAGGGGGGCTGGAGTCGCGGGCGGACAGCTTCTTCTGCCGGCGGCTGACCTCCTCGAGGACGTCACTGTGCTGATGCATGAAGGGAAGCAGGGACTCGCCCAAGGTGTCTTCGAAAACGTCGAGGGTCTTAGGGCGGTATAAGGAGtgaaatattatattaatgTTGTTACGAGGAATGAAACTATATTATTACACCAATCCGTTTTGGtttctttttcaattttttttaatattaatagcTATAGTTAGTTCAGAGTTTACCAAAGGGGCACGCCACTTGATTCAATGGGGAAAAAACTATAtcattatttatataattccAGTTTCTCTAAATCATTGGTCTAAtgctttttgttttatatatatgaaaaGAAAGAGGAAACTGAACTCACCTTTTCCTTGATCATACGAAATCGCCCTTGGGCGAACTGTCCGCCGAAGGTTCGTCCCTCGGTGAGGAGTGTGGTGAGGGCGTTCTCGAATTTGTTGGCCTCGAAGAGGTTGTCGCACTTCTCGGCAATGAGCTGGGCAGAGCCCGGAACACTTGACCTGGTCAGCTGCAAGGCCCTCTGGGCCCGCTGGACATCGAGAAGGGCGAGATCGGGGCGGGCCAGCGATCGCTGGCAGCGACCCCGTAGAAACAGGGACTTGTAGTCCCTGCGACAGACGCCCGTCTCCGCCACGCCCCCATCCGAATAGCTGCCTACGCCCACGGGATCAGGGGCGGCAGTGGGTGACATCAGGCTGGGGCGTGACGTCTCGTCCTTGCAGACCGCAACCGCCCTGCCAAAACTCTCCAGAGCCTCGCGATTCAGGAGCCGACGGGTGTAGTAGACGCCCCAATCCCGGTAGATCTGCGACTGCATGGAAGAGCGCCACTCGAACCGCTGCCAGGGGCGGAGCTGCGGGAGTAGGACGCACTTGCCCGCATTGTTCAGGCCGCTCGACCAGGACATATTGGTACTACGCTAGAATTTTCAAGGACACACTAAATTTGGCCAACCAGAATTTGGCAAGGAAACAGAAACACTAGACACTAGGCACAAAAAAGGAACTTCAACTACTATAGCAAAGCCAAAATGATGGGAAATATTATCGAGActcttaatttatttatccCCATAGTAGATATCTTCATCAGATGGCTTATCTTATTTCCAAacaatttgttgttgttttataAACAAAGGTTTTTCTATGgttattgtatttttaaaaaataatgtgTTGTTcataaatatacataaatattcacattaaaaatctattgcagataaaaaatatgaaaggaTTTTTCTAGACTTGAAAATTGgtcattaaaaattattatcaGCAGCTTTCGAAAGCGAATTTAGCCCCAGGTTATTTAAATCAGAAAATCCAGAGTGCCCTGGGCAAAAGTAAATTTTTTCTGAAACCAAGTTTCACTTTGAGCTAATATTTTCCCAGGGCATCCACAGCACTGCATTTACCTGGCCTCGAAAAACCACCGATATTAACTCGAAATTTCAGTTGTTAAACTACAATTATCATTTATTTCGCTTGATTTGGCTTTGAGTTGGTttcaataaatacaataaatacgTATTAATTAACAGGCTTCAACGTTTAGCATTAACAATTCATTAACAATTACGAATTACAATAAATTAAGTTAAGGAGGGGTTAATGGAGTCTCctcagggggcgtggcagtcgGTGGGAAGGGGGGCGGTTGCGCAGACGTCGACGTCGGGACAACGACTTCGCTGCCGGCGTCGcattttcatttgcatttgcatatGCATTTTGATAGCCATAGCTATTTTCCTCAATTTCCACAGCGCTTTCCTCGGGCTTTGCTGCTTCGGTGGATTCTTCTGCATCCTCTTCTTCTTCCTCGGCATCGTCCTCCTCCTTCTCCTCTTCATCGTCTTCTCCTTCGTTTTTCTCTCCTTCTTCATTATCATCTTCGACTGCCTCCTCCCCTTCTTCCcctttttcttcttcttcagcAGCTGTGTCGTCTGGCTTGACCTTTTCTTCATGACCTGTCTTCACCTCTTTCTCCGGCTCTTTCTCCCCCTTCTTGGCTACCTCTTCGGGCTTTTCTTCCGCCCCCTCTTCCTTTTTCTTCTCCCCCTTTATAACCTGGCTGGAGGGTTCCTTCACCTGGTCTTTTTTCTCTacctcatcatcatcatcgtcaacGTTTATCTCATTA harbors:
- the p-cup gene encoding outer dynein arm-docking complex subunit 4; translation: MSWSSGLNNAGKCVLLPQLRPWQRFEWRSSMQSQIYRDWGVYYTRRLLNREALESFGRAVAVCKDETSRPSLMSPTAAPDPVGVGSYSDGGVAETGVCRRDYKSLFLRGRCQRSLARPDLALLDVQRAQRALQLTRSSVPGSAQLIAEKCDNLFEANKFENALTTLLTEGRTFGGQFAQGRFRMIKEKTLDVFEDTLGESLLPFMHQHSDVLEEVSRRQKKLSARDSSPPWKTLRDGQQCDVQSVLVREPVQCTPLEKARQRASQSLYNHNYMGRNAVDIALLRQLRSDRNFLDPLRIWTTPSMRQLSEGQYAIIRRFMKMLQARNPLYNWRYVRQRKGAICEQERRRRKEMHLFHKQYQTRRDCMRMLQEVHRFRREGDVDRLSDYVEHIMSGFIGLKTQRTLPWKWELLNDVYNTVAMAYCDRCSVPANVDFLEPENRPVLYLLRSEKLRDISVRLGGPNIYLEIQREEERHSRINQKLELLESRLRHSRYPIERSYLLFEMARCHFKESRFEKCLVVARKAFNEARSCNCLIWRFNCIFLACQVHAVLNRFERLKETLAKASQLASDLKAPKLVAYIGICINVNNYELAKRKMRQTEITIRKVRKRSPVSTTSVSSQGSSSSNL